The Celeribacter marinus genome window below encodes:
- a CDS encoding helix-turn-helix domain-containing protein: MRLRKQVGLNIRNLRNSKGMTQEQLALAAKMDRSYVSEIELAKNSASIDVLERIADALDVDPKELFNERG, encoded by the coding sequence ATGAGATTGAGGAAACAAGTAGGGTTAAATATCCGGAATCTAAGAAATTCCAAAGGTATGACCCAAGAACAATTAGCTTTAGCTGCAAAGATGGATCGCAGCTACGTCAGCGAGATCGAGCTCGCCAAAAATTCAGCGTCAATCGATGTTCTGGAGCGGATCGCGGATGCTCTCGACGTCGATCCCAAGGAATTGTTTAACGAGAGGGGCTAG
- a CDS encoding site-specific integrase has protein sequence MTRKSLPKYVYNDRGYLRFIRRSRGVSVMMHEEAGTPEFWDHYNRLLKGKPAPTPVKRNFEALILSYYDSDGYQKLKLRTKSDYRRYISHIREIWADKDPARIETHHIYELHRANADHWRQANYLVQVMVVLMNHARLIGFIKKEHGNPAKGIPLFKQQSDGWEPWPDDVRAEFEALASKRARLVYELCVGTGQRIGDVVKMKWAHFSDEGFDFTQGKTDKPLWIPLTDRLKTHLDGLARTDGTVVTDAMGRSVSYRIVAEEMRVIKKKMKHEKASYYKTHGLRKNATIELYLAGCDDEMVKAVTGHSGVEMLKKYGGPIRQRELAKRAQEARNQMERSKSET, from the coding sequence ATGACTCGCAAGAGCCTGCCCAAATACGTCTATAATGACAGGGGGTATCTCCGGTTCATCCGGCGTTCGCGGGGTGTTTCAGTCATGATGCACGAGGAAGCGGGCACGCCGGAATTCTGGGATCATTACAATCGCCTGCTGAAGGGGAAACCAGCCCCCACGCCGGTGAAGCGCAATTTCGAAGCGTTGATCCTCAGCTACTACGATAGTGACGGCTATCAGAAGCTGAAGCTCCGCACGAAATCAGACTATCGGCGGTACATCAGCCACATTCGTGAGATCTGGGCCGACAAAGACCCGGCCAGGATCGAAACCCATCACATTTATGAATTGCACCGGGCAAATGCGGATCATTGGCGGCAAGCCAACTATCTCGTTCAGGTCATGGTCGTCTTGATGAACCACGCACGATTGATTGGCTTCATCAAGAAGGAGCACGGCAATCCGGCTAAGGGCATTCCGCTCTTTAAGCAGCAGAGCGACGGCTGGGAGCCTTGGCCAGACGATGTTCGCGCCGAGTTCGAAGCGCTGGCTTCAAAGCGGGCACGGCTTGTCTACGAGCTTTGCGTTGGTACAGGCCAGCGCATTGGCGATGTCGTGAAGATGAAGTGGGCGCACTTTTCCGACGAAGGATTCGATTTCACGCAGGGCAAAACCGACAAACCGTTGTGGATCCCGCTTACCGACCGCCTGAAAACCCATCTCGACGGGCTCGCACGAACGGACGGCACTGTTGTGACCGACGCGATGGGTCGATCTGTGAGCTACCGTATCGTTGCTGAGGAAATGCGTGTCATCAAAAAGAAGATGAAGCACGAGAAAGCGAGCTACTACAAAACGCACGGGCTCAGGAAAAACGCGACGATCGAGCTTTATCTGGCTGGATGTGATGACGAGATGGTCAAGGCTGTCACCGGGCACTCAGGCGTTGAGATGCTGAAAAAATACGGCGGGCCGATCCGGCAAAGGGAGCTCGCGAAGCGCGCTCAAGAGGCGAGAAATCAAATGGAACGAAGCAAGAGCGAAACGTGA
- a CDS encoding DUF4440 domain-containing protein: MHEADKDLSDALFDEIRTLEESLWQATSRFDNALMDQVFAQDFFEFGRSGRTYARHEMLFEPTDFQEIAAKMPLPEFRARHITDDVVQTTYVSEVVYDGCTQRGNRSSIWSRIDGVWRLRFHQGTPC; encoded by the coding sequence ATGCATGAAGCAGACAAAGACCTGAGTGATGCCCTCTTCGACGAAATCCGTACGCTGGAAGAAAGCCTGTGGCAGGCAACGTCGCGGTTTGACAACGCCCTGATGGATCAGGTCTTTGCGCAAGATTTCTTCGAGTTTGGCAGGTCAGGGCGAACCTATGCCCGGCATGAAATGCTATTCGAACCGACCGATTTTCAGGAAATTGCTGCGAAGATGCCCCTGCCAGAGTTTCGCGCGCGTCACATTACCGACGACGTTGTCCAAACCACCTACGTAAGTGAAGTCGTGTACGATGGTTGCACGCAACGTGGAAATCGGTCTTCGATTTGGAGCAGGATCGATGGGGTCTGGAGGCTACGTTTCCACCAGGGAACGCCATGCTGA
- a CDS encoding TolC family outer membrane protein — translation MTTKNTFKLRAFAALVAAGLGVAAPLSVSAESLGDALASAYKNSGLLEQNRATLRATDEGVATALASLRPTIGYSAGSDYSFTNKAWMTQLGFNASMTLYTFGKNKVSVDIAKETVLATREALINVEQQVLASAVATYMNVREQEALVNLRNSAVRLATQNLRATRDRFEVGEVTRTQVSQFEAQLASVRAQLASAQGTLAAARESYKNQMGHYPSNLSSPPSVKLPVKSADAAVRLAHRTHPGIKALQHQVSAADLAVDGTERNLFPEISASAGWSVNDNPATSRIGKSIGISASGPIYSGGAISSAIRKTIAQRDQSRAELLTATRDVEEGVRSNWAMLSVLRASLNASQAFVSAQRVAYNGVREEADLGASTALDVLDAEQDLLDAQVSAIQAQIASETQTYNVLQSMGLLTVQNLNLNVPVYDPAAYYNAVKTGPTSYVSPEGAKLDRVLESLGRK, via the coding sequence ATGACGACTAAGAATACATTTAAATTGCGTGCATTTGCGGCTCTGGTTGCGGCGGGGCTTGGGGTTGCCGCGCCACTATCGGTGAGCGCCGAGTCTCTGGGCGATGCTTTGGCGTCTGCGTATAAAAACTCGGGACTTTTAGAGCAAAACCGCGCAACGCTGCGGGCAACAGACGAGGGGGTCGCTACGGCGCTTGCAAGTTTGCGCCCGACGATCGGATATAGCGCGGGATCTGACTACAGTTTCACCAACAAAGCATGGATGACGCAGCTTGGCTTTAACGCCTCGATGACCTTGTACACCTTTGGGAAAAACAAAGTTTCCGTTGATATTGCAAAGGAAACTGTGCTCGCAACACGCGAGGCGTTGATCAACGTCGAACAACAAGTTCTAGCCTCGGCTGTGGCAACCTACATGAATGTGCGCGAGCAAGAGGCGTTGGTCAATCTGCGCAATAGCGCGGTGCGTCTGGCCACCCAAAACCTGCGCGCCACACGTGACCGTTTTGAAGTTGGCGAAGTGACGCGCACGCAGGTCTCGCAATTCGAGGCGCAATTGGCCTCCGTGCGGGCGCAACTTGCTTCCGCGCAAGGGACACTTGCCGCCGCGCGCGAGAGCTACAAAAATCAAATGGGCCATTACCCAAGTAACTTGTCTAGCCCGCCGTCGGTAAAGTTGCCGGTGAAGTCCGCGGACGCCGCCGTGCGTCTCGCGCATCGCACCCATCCGGGTATCAAGGCGTTGCAACATCAGGTTTCTGCCGCTGATCTGGCCGTGGACGGGACCGAGCGCAATTTGTTCCCTGAAATTTCTGCCTCTGCGGGGTGGTCGGTGAATGATAATCCCGCCACATCCCGTATTGGAAAATCGATTGGTATTTCGGCCAGCGGTCCAATCTACTCGGGTGGCGCAATCTCGTCTGCCATTCGCAAAACCATTGCCCAGCGTGATCAATCGCGTGCTGAATTGCTAACTGCGACCCGCGATGTCGAAGAGGGCGTGCGCTCCAACTGGGCGATGCTGTCGGTTCTACGTGCCTCTTTGAATGCCTCTCAGGCGTTTGTGAGCGCGCAACGTGTGGCCTACAACGGTGTGCGCGAAGAGGCCGATTTGGGTGCGTCAACTGCCCTCGACGTTCTTGATGCCGAGCAGGATTTGCTTGATGCGCAAGTGTCAGCCATTCAGGCGCAAATCGCGTCCGAAACCCAGACCTATAATGTGCTACAATCTATGGGGCTTTTGACGGTTCAAAACCTGAACCTCAACGTTCCAGTGTATGATCCCGCTGCGTATTACAACGCGGTGAAAACCGGTCCGACATCCTATGTCAGCCCCGAAGGCGCGAAACTGGACCGCGTTTTGGAGTCGCTTGGCCGCAAGTAA
- a CDS encoding penicillin-binding protein activator, with protein MKRTILTAFGLAAGLALPAATATAEDIKVGLLLPFSGVYASLGNEIEAGFTLGLEQFGADTETTFVVVSEDTEVKPPVALGKAKKLILQDKVDVMVGIVSSGVLGAVRDVVHGAQVPLIVANAGNDGATGESCSPYITRMSFSNGQINRPMGQWMYEQGVRKVYTLAPDYAAGHQMIEGFKATFTAAGGEVVGQDFTPFQKTQDFGPYMAQAKASGADAV; from the coding sequence ATGAAACGCACAATTCTGACCGCCTTTGGGCTGGCCGCCGGCTTGGCTTTGCCTGCCGCGACCGCCACTGCTGAAGACATCAAGGTTGGGCTGCTTTTGCCGTTTTCGGGCGTCTATGCATCCCTTGGAAACGAGATCGAAGCGGGCTTTACTCTCGGTCTAGAGCAATTCGGCGCCGACACAGAAACGACCTTTGTCGTTGTAAGCGAAGACACCGAAGTAAAACCACCCGTCGCGCTTGGAAAGGCTAAGAAGCTGATCCTGCAAGATAAAGTCGATGTGATGGTCGGGATTGTTAGCTCTGGTGTGCTTGGCGCTGTTCGCGATGTTGTTCATGGGGCGCAGGTGCCGCTGATCGTGGCGAATGCGGGAAATGACGGCGCGACGGGCGAATCTTGCTCACCATATATCACGCGCATGTCCTTCTCTAATGGTCAAATTAACCGCCCAATGGGGCAATGGATGTACGAACAAGGCGTGCGCAAAGTCTATACACTTGCGCCTGATTATGCAGCCGGTCATCAGATGATTGAGGGCTTCAAAGCGACTTTTACCGCGGCAGGCGGTGAAGTTGTTGGGCAGGACTTTACCCCCTTCCAAAAAACCCAAGATTTCGGCCCCTATATGGCGCAGGCAAAGGCCAGCGGCGCGGATGCTGTCTAA
- a CDS encoding Arc family DNA-binding protein — protein sequence MSEQSAQNQDKFIVRLPDGLRDRIRLAAEANHRSMNAEVVALLEENYPVPVPEKLDDPAARLLFWLAKRIRRRNPKPGTPRDKQAALYERIAGDIAERMKDIGE from the coding sequence ATGTCAGAACAAAGCGCCCAAAATCAGGATAAATTCATCGTACGGCTGCCAGACGGCCTGCGCGATCGTATACGCCTCGCGGCCGAGGCCAACCATCGCAGCATGAATGCTGAGGTCGTTGCCCTCCTCGAAGAAAACTATCCAGTTCCTGTACCGGAAAAACTAGATGACCCCGCCGCGAGGTTGCTCTTCTGGCTCGCCAAACGCATCCGCCGGAGAAACCCAAAGCCCGGGACACCTCGAGACAAGCAGGCCGCCCTATATGAGCGCATTGCAGGCGATATCGCCGAACGCATGAAAGACATCGGCGAATAG
- the benC gene encoding benzoate 1,2-dioxygenase electron transfer component BenC, giving the protein MTHYNIALNFEDGVTRVIQCEDDEKVTDAAFRQKINLPMDCRDGVCGTCKCFAEKGSYELEFYMDESMSDEEAEEGYVLTCQMIPETDCVLRVPASSAVCKTAPEAVKAQVLGVDQLSETSFSLRLKPAKAIAFLPGQYVNVTVPGTDKHRSYSFSSAPGAQEATFLVRNIPGGVMSSYLGQGAQAGDAVTLTGPMGAFYLRPIERAQLWLAGGTGLAPFLSMLEEVSEQGAEHPITLFYAVTNAADLVELERVNALAAKIGNVTVITVLASKEDAHDRKGFVTDHVTASDLNGGDCDVYLCGPPPMVDAVRAHFGALGVEPANFYFEKFNPTEAEGLAE; this is encoded by the coding sequence ATGACACACTATAATATTGCCCTGAATTTCGAAGATGGCGTCACCCGCGTTATTCAATGCGAAGACGATGAAAAAGTGACCGACGCGGCCTTTCGCCAGAAGATCAATCTGCCGATGGATTGCCGCGATGGGGTTTGCGGAACCTGCAAGTGTTTTGCCGAAAAGGGCTCGTATGAGCTTGAGTTCTATATGGACGAGTCGATGAGCGATGAGGAGGCCGAAGAAGGCTATGTTCTCACCTGTCAGATGATCCCCGAAACCGATTGTGTGCTGCGCGTTCCGGCCTCCTCTGCTGTTTGCAAAACGGCCCCTGAGGCCGTCAAGGCGCAAGTGTTGGGCGTTGATCAGCTCTCGGAGACCTCCTTTAGCTTGCGCCTCAAACCGGCCAAAGCGATCGCATTTCTGCCTGGCCAATATGTAAATGTCACTGTGCCAGGCACGGACAAACACCGCTCCTATTCCTTCTCTTCTGCTCCCGGCGCGCAAGAAGCGACCTTTCTTGTCCGCAATATTCCCGGCGGTGTGATGAGCTCCTATCTGGGCCAAGGCGCACAGGCAGGAGACGCGGTAACGTTGACCGGGCCGATGGGCGCTTTTTATCTGCGCCCCATTGAGCGCGCGCAACTTTGGCTTGCCGGCGGCACTGGGCTCGCCCCATTTCTTTCGATGCTCGAGGAGGTTAGCGAGCAGGGCGCAGAGCATCCGATCACGCTTTTTTATGCGGTTACAAATGCCGCTGATCTTGTTGAACTGGAGCGGGTAAACGCGCTTGCCGCGAAAATTGGCAACGTCACAGTTATAACTGTTTTGGCCTCTAAAGAGGATGCGCATGATCGCAAAGGGTTTGTCACCGATCATGTGACCGCAAGCGATCTCAATGGGGGCGATTGCGATGTTTATCTTTGCGGCCCGCCGCCAATGGTTGACGCGGTGCGCGCGCATTTCGGCGCATTGGGGGTAGAGCCTGCCAACTTCTATTTTGAAAAATTCAACCCGACCGAAGCAGAAGGCTTGGCCGAATGA
- a CDS encoding Arc family DNA-binding protein, translating into MPLTGCVSTWRRLMNSRKPMQLRLPQELKEWIKAESDRNGNSQNSEVIRAIRAAKDRRSTVGSVGNIKMDQGDNARC; encoded by the coding sequence ATGCCACTAACGGGGTGTGTTTCAACCTGGAGGCGTTTGATGAACAGTCGTAAACCAATGCAGCTTCGGCTTCCGCAAGAGCTCAAAGAGTGGATCAAAGCTGAGTCAGATCGCAATGGAAACTCCCAAAATTCAGAAGTGATCCGCGCCATTCGGGCAGCGAAAGACAGGCGATCCACAGTTGGATCAGTCGGAAATATCAAAATGGATCAGGGTGATAATGCGCGTTGTTGA
- the efp gene encoding elongation factor P, which translates to MPKINGNEIRPGNVLEHDGGLWSAVKVDHVKPGKGGAFAQVELKNLRDGRKLNERFRSADKVERVRLEQKDQQFLFETDGMLTFMDTETFEQVELSADLLGDRRPFLQDGMTVKIEYYDEEALNVSVPQKVTCQIVETEPVVKGQTAANSFKPAILDNGVKVMVPPFVGQDEMIIVNTETMEYAERA; encoded by the coding sequence ATGCCCAAAATTAACGGTAACGAAATTCGCCCCGGAAACGTCCTTGAACATGATGGCGGTCTTTGGTCCGCCGTAAAGGTCGATCACGTCAAGCCGGGTAAGGGCGGCGCATTCGCTCAGGTTGAGCTAAAGAACCTGCGTGACGGTCGCAAACTCAACGAACGTTTCCGCTCTGCCGACAAAGTCGAGCGCGTGCGTCTGGAGCAAAAAGATCAACAATTTCTGTTCGAAACGGACGGAATGCTGACCTTTATGGATACCGAAACATTCGAGCAGGTCGAGCTTTCCGCCGACCTCTTGGGCGATCGTCGTCCGTTCTTGCAAGACGGCATGACCGTCAAAATCGAGTACTACGACGAGGAGGCGCTCAACGTCTCTGTGCCGCAAAAAGTCACCTGTCAGATCGTCGAGACCGAGCCAGTGGTAAAGGGTCAAACCGCCGCCAATTCGTTCAAGCCCGCGATCCTCGACAATGGCGTCAAAGTCATGGTGCCGCCCTTTGTCGGCCAAGACGAGATGATCATCGTAAACACCGAGACGATGGAATACGCCGAGCGCGCGTAA
- the benD gene encoding benzoate diol dehydrogenase BenD — protein MSRRFENKVMVVTGAAQGIGRNVAERAAAEGAHVLIVDRSEARTDVVAHIRAAGGVAESISVDLETWAGCAAAMAKAKGLWGRIDILVNNVGGTIWAKPFEHYEPEQIDAEVRRSLFPTLYCCRAAIEIMLPQGSGVIVNVSSIATRGLNRVPYGAAKGGVNALTACLAWEMAERGIRVVATAPGGTEAPPRVVPRNANAAQEQPEDWYQTIIDQTIQSSPMKRYGTLDEQTGPILFLASDDASYITGLTVPVGGGDLG, from the coding sequence ATGAGCCGCCGTTTCGAGAATAAAGTCATGGTCGTAACTGGCGCCGCTCAGGGCATCGGGCGCAACGTTGCAGAGCGCGCAGCGGCGGAAGGCGCGCATGTTTTGATTGTTGATCGCTCGGAGGCACGCACTGATGTTGTTGCGCATATCCGCGCAGCAGGGGGCGTGGCGGAGTCTATTTCTGTTGATCTGGAAACATGGGCGGGCTGCGCGGCCGCTATGGCCAAAGCGAAAGGGCTTTGGGGGCGGATCGACATCCTTGTGAACAACGTCGGCGGAACGATCTGGGCGAAACCCTTTGAGCATTACGAGCCAGAGCAGATCGACGCGGAGGTGCGCCGCTCGCTGTTTCCGACCCTTTACTGCTGTCGCGCGGCCATTGAAATCATGTTGCCACAGGGCAGCGGCGTGATTGTAAATGTCTCCTCAATCGCGACGCGTGGATTAAACCGCGTGCCTTACGGCGCGGCCAAAGGGGGCGTAAATGCCCTGACAGCTTGCCTTGCATGGGAAATGGCCGAGCGCGGAATTCGCGTTGTTGCCACGGCGCCGGGCGGCACAGAAGCGCCGCCGCGCGTTGTTCCGCGCAATGCCAACGCCGCCCAAGAACAGCCCGAAGATTGGTACCAGACGATTATTGATCAGACGATCCAATCGTCACCAATGAAGCGCTACGGAACACTCGACGAACAGACAGGGCCAATCCTGTTTCTGGCGTCGGATGATGCCTCTTACATCACCGGACTTACAGTTCCGGTTGGTGGAGGCGACCTTGGATAG
- a CDS encoding DUF6280 family protein: protein MADFVDGTAFNYEQGQRSRKLFAAVVLAALDDAIADDKKYGNGPEQIARWARSRDGREVLSCAGIDPNERVVSGLMEFVSKGIRTSVALSREESERRNAQQMEAA, encoded by the coding sequence ATGGCTGATTTTGTTGACGGCACCGCGTTTAATTATGAGCAAGGTCAACGTTCGCGTAAACTGTTCGCGGCTGTTGTGCTTGCCGCTCTTGATGACGCTATCGCCGATGACAAGAAATACGGCAATGGCCCCGAACAGATCGCCCGTTGGGCGCGCTCTCGGGATGGCCGCGAAGTTTTGTCCTGTGCCGGTATTGACCCCAACGAACGGGTTGTCTCCGGTCTGATGGAATTTGTGTCCAAAGGTATTCGCACCTCCGTGGCTCTGTCACGCGAAGAAAGCGAACGCCGCAACGCACAGCAAATGGAAGCTGCATAA
- a CDS encoding protein-L-isoaspartate O-methyltransferase family protein, translated as MPNFSQLRTTMVDTQVRPSDVTKFPIIQAMLNVPREAFVPASKRDAAYVGEHIDLGRGRVVLDPRVFAKMLEELDIQSNELVLDLGAGLGYSSAVIAHMAEAVIAVEDDADMAAAAANNLMDAGVDNVVVECATLADGAPQHGPYDVVILQGAVETLPDAVLSQVKSGGRIACIFLDGALGIVKLGYNINGEINWRPSFNATAPVLSGFEAEKTFAL; from the coding sequence ATGCCAAACTTTTCTCAACTGCGCACAACAATGGTCGACACGCAGGTGCGCCCATCTGATGTGACCAAGTTTCCTATCATTCAGGCGATGTTGAATGTGCCGCGCGAGGCCTTTGTGCCTGCGTCCAAACGGGATGCGGCCTATGTCGGTGAGCACATCGATTTGGGACGTGGTCGTGTCGTGCTTGACCCGCGGGTCTTCGCCAAGATGCTCGAGGAGCTTGATATCCAGTCAAATGAGTTGGTGCTCGATTTGGGTGCGGGGCTTGGCTATTCGTCGGCGGTAATCGCTCATATGGCCGAAGCCGTGATTGCGGTTGAGGACGATGCGGACATGGCGGCGGCTGCGGCGAATAACCTCATGGATGCGGGCGTCGATAACGTTGTAGTTGAATGCGCAACTTTGGCCGATGGTGCGCCGCAACACGGACCCTATGATGTCGTGATCTTGCAAGGTGCAGTGGAAACATTGCCTGACGCAGTTCTGTCACAGGTGAAGTCTGGTGGCCGCATTGCCTGCATTTTTCTTGACGGTGCTCTTGGCATTGTGAAGTTGGGCTACAATATTAACGGGGAAATCAACTGGCGCCCGTCGTTCAACGCGACCGCACCCGTTCTTTCCGGTTTCGAAGCAGAAAAAACATTCGCGCTATAA
- a CDS encoding recombinase family protein, whose amino-acid sequence MLIGYARVSKADGSQSLDLQKDALMAAGVAEDQIYSDRASGKKDERPGLNACLKALRDGDILVIWKLDRMGRSLNHLVKTTTMLSERGVGLKVLTGQGAQIDTTTAAGRLSFGIFAALAEFESELIRERTMAGLQAARARGRKGGRKFALTKAQVRMAQAAMASRDTSVSELCKELGVKPVTLYRYVDPNGNLRDYGKRVLGA is encoded by the coding sequence ATGCTGATCGGATATGCACGTGTCTCCAAGGCAGACGGTAGCCAGTCACTCGATTTGCAAAAAGACGCTCTGATGGCCGCTGGGGTTGCGGAGGATCAAATCTATTCTGATCGGGCCTCAGGTAAGAAGGACGAACGGCCAGGTCTGAACGCTTGCCTGAAGGCATTGCGCGACGGCGATATTCTGGTGATCTGGAAACTGGATCGGATGGGGCGCAGCCTGAACCATCTGGTGAAAACAACGACCATGCTGTCAGAGCGCGGCGTCGGCCTGAAGGTGCTCACTGGCCAAGGCGCGCAGATCGACACGACAACAGCGGCTGGTCGCTTGTCGTTTGGTATCTTTGCCGCATTGGCCGAATTCGAGAGTGAGCTGATCCGCGAACGCACCATGGCCGGTCTTCAAGCGGCCCGCGCCCGAGGTCGGAAAGGTGGCCGTAAATTTGCCCTGACCAAAGCCCAAGTTCGTATGGCACAAGCCGCAATGGCCAGCCGAGACACATCCGTTTCTGAGCTGTGCAAGGAACTCGGTGTGAAACCCGTCACTCTCTACCGATATGTCGACCCCAATGGAAATCTACGCGACTACGGGAAACGCGTTCTCGGAGCTTAA
- a CDS encoding cobyric acid synthase, protein MAKAIMIQGAGSNVGKSMLVAGIARALTLRGYNVAPFKPQNMSNNAAVTSDGGEIGRAQALQARACGRPPHTDMNPVLLKPETDVGAQVVVHGKRVATMKARDYGKTKSTLMPAVLQSFHRLAASADIVIIEGAGSPAEINLRAGDIANMGFAEAAGVPVVLVGDIDRGGVIAQLVGTHTVLPPEDRAHIKAFAVNKFRGDISLFDDGARAIAQHTGWIDLGTIPWFSDAHRLPAEDVMDIASRGDGRVKIVVPRLSRIANFDDLDPLAAEPDVTVEIVEAGRPLPCDADLVLLPGTKSTIGDLAYLRAQGWDIDLAAHVRRGGHVLGICGGYQMLGQWIDDPDGIEGHAGRHAGLGLLDIETMMTPEKRVTEVTGYDRASGATVHAYEIHIGRTTGADCARAWLDIEGVPEGAARVDGRILGCYLHGLFSADAFRAAYLARFGMTGGLGDFEGGVETTLDALAAHMETHMDLDALLQLAQEVDL, encoded by the coding sequence GTGGCAAAAGCAATCATGATCCAAGGGGCAGGCTCGAATGTGGGCAAGTCCATGCTTGTTGCGGGCATTGCGCGCGCACTCACTCTGCGCGGCTATAATGTCGCTCCGTTCAAACCCCAAAACATGTCTAACAACGCCGCTGTCACATCGGACGGTGGCGAGATCGGGCGCGCCCAAGCGCTGCAAGCGCGTGCATGCGGCCGCCCTCCCCACACCGATATGAACCCCGTCTTGCTCAAACCCGAGACGGATGTGGGCGCACAAGTTGTGGTGCACGGCAAACGGGTCGCCACGATGAAAGCCCGCGATTACGGCAAGACAAAATCAACACTGATGCCCGCGGTTTTGCAAAGCTTTCACCGCCTTGCCGCGAGCGCTGACATTGTGATCATCGAGGGCGCAGGCAGCCCCGCCGAGATCAACCTACGCGCAGGCGACATTGCAAACATGGGCTTTGCCGAGGCCGCAGGCGTGCCAGTGGTTTTGGTGGGCGACATCGACCGTGGCGGCGTCATCGCCCAACTGGTTGGCACCCACACCGTTTTACCGCCCGAAGATCGCGCTCATATCAAGGCCTTCGCGGTCAACAAATTTCGCGGTGACATCAGCCTGTTTGACGATGGGGCGCGCGCGATTGCGCAGCACACGGGATGGATCGACCTTGGGACAATCCCGTGGTTTTCGGATGCGCACCGCTTGCCAGCCGAGGACGTGATGGACATTGCCTCGCGTGGGGATGGACGTGTCAAGATTGTCGTGCCGCGCCTGTCGCGCATCGCCAATTTTGACGATCTTGACCCGCTCGCCGCCGAGCCTGATGTGACGGTCGAGATTGTCGAAGCGGGTCGCCCCCTGCCCTGTGATGCCGATCTTGTGCTGCTCCCCGGAACGAAATCGACGATTGGCGATCTGGCCTATCTGCGCGCCCAAGGGTGGGATATTGATCTGGCCGCCCATGTCAGACGTGGCGGGCATGTCCTTGGCATTTGCGGCGGATATCAAATGCTTGGCCAGTGGATCGATGATCCTGATGGCATTGAGGGACACGCGGGACGCCATGCGGGGTTGGGTCTACTGGACATCGAAACCATGATGACGCCGGAAAAACGCGTCACCGAAGTCACGGGCTATGATCGCGCAAGTGGCGCAACGGTCCATGCGTATGAAATCCACATCGGGCGAACAACGGGCGCGGATTGTGCGCGAGCGTGGCTAGACATCGAGGGTGTTCCCGAAGGCGCGGCACGTGTCGATGGCCGCATTTTGGGCTGTTATCTGCACGGGCTTTTTTCCGCTGATGCCTTTCGCGCGGCGTATTTGGCGCGGTTCGGCATGACAGGCGGGCTTGGTGATTTTGAGGGCGGCGTCGAAACGACCTTGGACGCTTTGGCGGCGCATATGGAAACTCATATGGACCTCGACGCGTTGCTACAACTCGCGCAAGAGGTTGACCTTTAA
- a CDS encoding YgfZ/GcvT domain-containing protein, producing the protein MTERSIIALSGSDTHKFLQGLITNDIGGLERGAVYAAILTPQGKFMVDFFLVREADTVLLDVATPDADALLKRLTMYKLRSDVTLALTERTVSRGLGAVPDGAVADPRHSALGWRAYDGRDSEAVDWDAIRVAHCIPEAGIELTPDTYILEAGFERLHGVDFKKGCYVGQEVTARMKHKTELRKGLASVAIEGSAPVGTPILTESGKEAGVLFTQSGGRAIAYLRFDRATGPMSAEGARVTL; encoded by the coding sequence ATGACCGAGCGTAGCATCATCGCCCTTAGCGGCTCCGACACCCACAAATTCTTGCAAGGCCTGATCACCAACGACATCGGCGGTCTGGAACGCGGTGCGGTTTATGCCGCGATTTTAACGCCGCAAGGAAAGTTCATGGTCGACTTCTTTCTTGTGCGTGAGGCAGACACGGTGTTGCTCGATGTGGCCACACCTGACGCCGACGCTTTGCTCAAACGACTGACCATGTACAAACTGCGCTCCGATGTGACGCTTGCCCTAACAGAACGGACCGTATCGCGCGGATTGGGCGCGGTGCCGGACGGAGCCGTTGCCGACCCGCGCCACAGCGCCCTTGGGTGGCGGGCCTATGACGGGCGCGACAGCGAGGCCGTCGATTGGGACGCCATTCGTGTGGCGCATTGCATTCCCGAGGCCGGAATAGAATTGACGCCCGACACCTATATCCTCGAGGCGGGGTTTGAGCGGCTGCACGGTGTGGATTTCAAAAAGGGCTGTTATGTCGGCCAAGAGGTCACGGCACGCATGAAACATAAAACCGAGTTGCGCAAAGGTCTGGCATCTGTGGCAATTGAGGGCTCCGCCCCCGTTGGCACGCCGATTTTGACCGAAAGCGGCAAAGAGGCGGGTGTGCTGTTTACCCAATCTGGCGGGCGCGCGATTGCCTACCTGCGCTTTGACCGCGCAACGGGGCCGATGAGTGCCGAGGGCGCACGCGTCACGCTCTAA